The genome window GAGGCGACGCTCCACATCGCCGACAAGGCGATGTATGTCGACAAACGCAGCCGCACCGACGACGCTCCCTAGACTGCGCGGGTGAGCAAGCGGATCGCCTACCAGGGAGAGCCTGGGGCCAACTCGCACATCGTGTGCGCCGAGCACTACCCCGACTGGGAGCCGGTGCCGTGCGCATCGTTCGAGGACGCCTTCGCCGCCGTGGAGTCGGGCGACTGCCAACTCGCGATGATCCCGATCGACAACTCACTCGCAGGGCGGGTGGCCGACATCCACCATTTCCTGCCCACCAGCAATCTGCACATCATCGCCGAGCACTTCCTGCGGATCAGGTTCAACCTGATGGGACTGCCCGGCACCAGCATCGACGAGATCCGGACGGTGCACTCGCACGTCCACGCCCTCGGCCAGTGCCGCAACCTGATCCGCGAGCACGGCTTCACACCAGTGATCAGCGGCGACACGGCCGGTTCCGCCCGTGAGGTGCGCGAGGCGGGCGACCGGACGATGGGCGCCATCGCACCACCGATGGCCGCCTCGATCTACGGGCTCGACGTCCTCGCGACGGATGTCGAGGACGAGGACCACAACACCACGCGCTTCGTCGTGCTCTCCCCCGAGGCGGTCATCCCCGCACCGGGCAGCGGTCCCACCGTCACGAGCTTCATCTTCAACGTCCGCAACCTCCCGGCCGCGCTCTACAAGGCGCTCGGCGGCTTCGCGACCAACGGCATCAACATGACCAAGCTGGAGAGCTACATGGTGGGCGGCGGCTTCACGGCGACCCAGTTCCTCGCCGAGGTCGACGGACACCCCGACGACGTGAACCTGGCGCGGGCGCTCGAGGAGCTGACCTTCTTCACCACGGACATCAAGGTGCTGGGGGTCTACCCCGCGTCACCCTTCCGGCTATCGTTCGTTGACGGCATGTAATCCCCCTCACACCCGAGCACTCAGACCGGAGGGCCCCGTGGCCGAGTCGTTCTTCTCCCTGTTCACGCCACAGGAGATCGCCAAGATCAGCTCCGCCGGTACGCGCGTCTCGCTGCCCGAGGGCTGGTCGCCGATCTGGGAGGACACCCCCGCCGACAAGGCGTACATCATCCTGTCGGGCTCGGTCTCCGTCCGGAAGGACGGGGAGGAGGTCGCGCAGCTCGGCGCCGGCGACATCGTCGGCGAGGCCGCCATCCTCAACCGCGCGCTGCGCAACGCGTCCATCGTGGCTCTCACCCCGCTCGACCTGATCCACCTCTCCTCCGAGGCGCTCATGCGGTTGTACGTCGAGATGCCGTCCTTCCACGAAGCGTTGGAGAAGATCGCCGCCGAGAGGGTCTCCTGACCGGCCCGGAGTCGGCCGCGTCCGACCCGGGTTTCGACCTCGCGGCGGTCCAGGCGCTCGTCGACGAGGTGCTGCTCGGCGAGTCGCCGAGCATGACACGCCAGCAGGTGGCCGATGCCGCCGGCGTACCGCTCCCGCTGGCCGACGAGCTGTGGCGGCTCCTCGGTTTTCCCAAGCCGGATCCCGACGAGCGCGCCTTCACCTCGAGCGACGTGGAGTCGCTGCGCCACACCAAGGCGCTCTACGAGGCCGGAGTGCTCTCACCCGACGAGCAGTCGGCGATGGTCCGCACGTGGGGCCGCTCCTTCGCGCGGCTTGCGGAGTGGGAGGTGGCGCTGCTCGCCGACATCGCCGTCGAGCGGCCCGGTGATCTCGCCACCGAGGCGGCCTCGCTCGCGTCGGAGGTGATCCCCCGGGTCGAGTGGCTGCAGTCCCATATCTGGCGCCGTCACCTGGCGGCCGCCGCCAGTCGCGTGCTCGCGGTCTCGACGGGTGAGGCGCGGAGAATGGCGGTCTGCTTCGTCGACATCGTCGGCTACACCGCCCGCTCACGATCGATGTCGGAGGAGGAGCTCGTCGAGTGGCTCGAGGAGTTCGAGTCGACCGCCACCGGCGTCGTGGTGGACCACGGCTGCCGGCTGATCAAGACCCTCGGTGACGCGGTCCTCTTCGTCGGCGACGATCCCGTCGCCGCGGCCGAGGCGGCCCTGACGCTCACCGACAAGGGCGAGTCCGACTCCGATCCGTTCCCCCGGGTGCGCGGTGGGCTTTCGGTCGGCGAGGTCGTCCCGCGGCTCGGTGACGTCTTCGGCCCGACGGTCAACATCGCCTCACGCCTCACCAGCATCGCTCGCCCGGGCACCGTGGTCGTCGACGACGGCGCCGTCGAGGCGCTATCCGGTGGCTACTCGCTCCAGCGCCTCCGGCGGACCTCGGTCAAGGGCTACTCGCGGCTGCAGCCGTGGGCGCTGCGCCGCGTGGTGGGCTGAGCCGGGCTCAGAGGCCGCGCTCGGCGAGCCACTGGAAGATCTGCGCCGGCTTGTCGCTGATCACCGCGGTGGCTCCCAGGTCGAGGCAGCGCTGAAGGTTGGCCTCACCGTTGACCGTCCAGACATGGAGCTCCCGGCCGGAGTCGACGATCTTCCGACCGAGCTTGGGATGCTTCTTGATCTCCTTGATGCCCGGCGCAACGATCCAGTCCCGGCCGATCGCGGTGCGCAGCAGCGACCAGTTGCGGCCGTGCTCGATCAGCTGCACGAGCCGCAGGTCGGGGGCGAGCCGCTCCACCCGCTGCAGTGCGGTGAAGCTGAAGCTCATCACCCGCACGGGCGAGTCGGCGCCGTCCCAGTCGAATTCGCGCAGCTTCTCCACCAGCCGCTTCTCCACCAGACCGCCGTAGCGCGTGGGGTGCTTCGTCTCGATCGCCAGCTCCACCCGGCGCCCGGTGCTCGCGGAGTAGTCGCGGACGGTCTCCAGCAGCGTCTCCAGCGTCAGCACCTGGTCGAGTCGCTCGTCGCGCATCGGCGCCTCGTCGTCGAGCTCGTTCCACGGGTTCTTCCAACTGGCGAAGTCGAGCTGAGCGAGGTCGGCCAGCTCCATCGTCGAGACCAGCCCGGCCTGGCCCGTCGTACGCCGGATGGTGCGGTCGTGCACGCAGACCAGGTGACCGTCAGCGGTCAGCCGGACGTCGCACTCCAGGGCGTCGGCCCCGACGTCGAGGGCCCGCATGTACGCCCCCAGGGTGTGCTCCGCCTCGTCGGCGCTCGCGCCACGGTGGGCCACCACCTGCGGCCGCTTCTCTCCCACGAGGCCCATTCTGGCCCTAGACACCGCACCTACGCTGTGCACATGCCGGAGCTGCCCGAGGTGGAAGCGCTGGCCCAGGACCTGGGCCGGCGACTGGAGGGCCGCGCGATCGGCACCGTCCACCTCGCCCAGTTCGCGGCGCTGAAGACCTTCGATCCGCCTCTGGCGGCGCTCTCCGGAGCCTTCGTCGACGGCGTCACCCGGCACGGCAAGTTCCTCGACTTCTCCGTCGGCGGCCTCCACCTCGTCACCTACCTCGCCCGTGCCGGCTGGGTGCAGTGGCGCGACGTCGTCCCTCCGACACCGCCCAAGCCCTCGTCCAAGTCGCTGATCGCGGCCCGCGTCGTCCTCGACAACGAGGAGGGCTTCGACCTCACCGAGGCGGGCACGAAGAAATCCCTTGCCCTGTACGTCGTCCGCTCGCCGCTCGACGTCCCGCGGATCGCCACGCTCGGACCCGATCCGCTGTCCGCGTCCTTCACCGTCGACGTCCTGGCAACGATCCTCGCCGACGCGGGGCGGAAGCAGATCAAGGGTGTGCTCCGCGATCAGGCCCTGATCGCCGGGATCGGCAACGCCTACAGCGACGAGATCCTGTGGGAGGCGAAGCTCTCGCCCTACAAGCCGGCTGACACCGTAGACGCCGCCGAGCTCTTCGCGGCGATCCAGTCGATGCTCACCGACGCGGTGAAGCGCTCCGAGGGGCTCAAGGCCTCGGAGCTGAAGCGGGAGAAGAAGAGCAACCTCCGCGTCCACGCCCAGACGGGCAAGCCCTGTCCGCGCTGCGGCGACACGATCCTCTCGATCTCCTTCGCGGACTCGTCCCTCGAGTACTGCCCGACCTGCCAGACCGGCGGGAAGCCCTTGGCCGACCGACGGATGTCGCGCCTGCTCAAGTAGGGCTCAGCTGCTGGCATGCTCCGCCCATGGACTCGATCACCGTCGACGGTCGCGAACTCGCAATCACCCGCGCTACTGAAGCCGATGTCCCAGCCCTCGCGGCGCTCCTGGCCGACGACGAGCTGGGAGCCCAACGCGAGTCGGACGACCTCGCCCCTTACGTCTTCGCGTTCCAGGAGATAGACAAGGACGACAACCAGTTCCTCGTGGCGGCCCGCGATGAGGGCGGCACGGTCGTCGCGACCATGCAACTCACCGTCATCCCCGTACTGTCGCGCGGCGGGGCCAAACGCCTACAGATTGAGGCCGTCCGCGTCTCGGCCGTACTGCGCGGGTCGGGCCTCGGGTCAGCACTTATCCGGTGGGCCCACGCCTACGGACAGCAGCGCGGAGCGACCCTCGCCCAACTCACGTCCGACAAGAGCCGCGTCGATGCACACCGCTTCTACGCCGCCCTCCGCTACGAGGCCAGCCACGAAGGTTTCAAACGAGCGCTATGGCCACCGCTCTGACGCGGGCCACTGACGCATCGGTCAGAACCGCGCCCCACTCGACGTCGCAGTCGGTCAGAGTTGTGACCGATGCGTCAGTGCCGGCCGAACGGGGGATTTCAGCGCCCGGGCGCCGGTCGACTGCGGCCTCCGCAGTCGGTCACCGTTCTGACCGATGCATCAGTGCGGATAATGGAGGGGTGAGCATCCCCACCGTGACCATCGACCAGCTGCCGAACCCGCTGCCGGAGGGCCTGTCGGTCCTCGATGTGCGCGAGGAGTCGGAGTGGGTGCACGGCCACATCGAGGGTGCGACCCACATCCCGCTGTCGACCGTGCCGGTCCGGACCGACGAGCTGCCCGAGGGTCAGATCCTCGTGGTCTGCAAGGTCGGCGGCCGCAGCAGCCAGGCGACGATGTGGCTCGCGGCCAACGGCTACGAGGTGGTCAACCTCGACGGCGGCATGCTCGACTGGGAGGCGGACGGGCGGCCGATGGTGAGCGAGACCGGCGGCACGCCTCAGGTCGTCTGAGGCCAGGCGATCGGCGGCAGCTCGAGGGCGACCGCCAGGCGACGGAGATATTCCGAGCGCGGGATCTCCACGACGCCGAGCGTCGCCAGGTGGTCGGTCTGCCACTGCACGTCGAGCAGCCTCCCGGCCACGCCGTCGGCCCCCAGGATGTCGACGAGTCCCATCAGCGCGACCTTCGAGGCGTCACGCTCGCGGTGGAACATCGACTCCCCGGCGAACAGGCCGCCGATGGCAAGGCCGTAGAGCCCGCCGGCCAGACGCGGCGCCGCCCCGTCGGTGCCCAGTGTCCAGGCCTCGATGGAGTGCGCCCAGCCGAGACGGTGGAGGTCGCCGTACGCCTCCCGGATCCGGGTGTCGATCCAACCGCCGTCGCGCGTGGGATCGGCACAGGCCGCGACGACCTCGTCGAAGCAGGTGTCGACACGGATCTCGAAGTGCTTGGCCGACTTCCGCAACGAGCGCGGGACGCGCAGGCCGTCGAGCGGCAGCACGCCGCGCTGCACGGGCGAGAACCAGTGAAGGGGATCGCGGCGACGGGTGCCGGGCATCGGGAAGAGGCCGCGTCGGTACGCCGCCAGGACGGTGCCCGGCGACAGGTCGGCGCCCAGGGCGACCAGGTCGTCGAGCTGCTCGTCGTCCGGGTCGCCGAAGACCCAGCGCGACGGCTCGGGTTCGACTGGACTCCGCTCAGACACGGAGCCGACGTTACCGATGCTTCGCTAGCGTGAGCATATGAAGAGCGTGACCAAGAAGGCAGCCGCGGCCGTCGGCACGTCGCTGGCCCCCAAGATCATCCAGCTCGCCCCCGACGCGACGAGTTCGCTCATCGGGCACACGCTCAACCGCGCCATCCTGGGCGTCGGCCCGCTGCCCGGAGCTGCCGCTGCCGGTGACACTGCGCTGCGCAAGCACGGCACCGTGGACAAGGCGATCAACGCGCTCATCCGCAAGCACGTCGCCTATGCGACGACCGAGGGCTTCGCGACCAACCTCGGCGGCCTCATCACCGCCGTCGCCACGATCCCGGCCAACGTCGTCGGACTGGCCGTGATCGAGTGCCGGATGATCGCGTCGATCGCACATCTGCGGGGTTATGACCTGGACGACCCGAGGGTCCGCGACGCCATGCTGCTGATCATGCTCGGCGAGTCCACCGTCGACAGCAAGGTGGCGAAGAAGAAGCTGCCCGCCACCCCGATGGCTGTGGCGACCGCTCCGGTGCACGACCCGACGCTCGACCACATCGTCGCCTCCGAGGTCGCCGCCGAGATGCTGACCCGCGTCGCGGGCAAGCGCCTGGCGAGCACGATCGGGAAGCGCACGCCGATCATCGGCGGCTTCGTCGGCGCCGGCGTCGACGGCTGGGACACCTACCAGATTGGGCGCTACGCCCGCCGCGAGCTTCTGCCGCGCACGTCGCGGTAGAGGCCCAACACACGCTGGCCGGCCTCGCTCGTCTCGAGCTTCGCGCGTACGGCGTTGCGCAGCCCCGCCACCTCGCGGAGCTGCTCCACCTCGGCCCGCAGGGC of Nocardioides sp. Kera G14 contains these proteins:
- a CDS encoding Crp/Fnr family transcriptional regulator — encoded protein: MAESFFSLFTPQEIAKISSAGTRVSLPEGWSPIWEDTPADKAYIILSGSVSVRKDGEEVAQLGAGDIVGEAAILNRALRNASIVALTPLDLIHLSSEALMRLYVEMPSFHEALEKIAAERVS
- a CDS encoding adenylate/guanylate cyclase domain-containing protein; this translates as MLLGESPSMTRQQVADAAGVPLPLADELWRLLGFPKPDPDERAFTSSDVESLRHTKALYEAGVLSPDEQSAMVRTWGRSFARLAEWEVALLADIAVERPGDLATEAASLASEVIPRVEWLQSHIWRRHLAAAASRVLAVSTGEARRMAVCFVDIVGYTARSRSMSEEELVEWLEEFESTATGVVVDHGCRLIKTLGDAVLFVGDDPVAAAEAALTLTDKGESDSDPFPRVRGGLSVGEVVPRLGDVFGPTVNIASRLTSIARPGTVVVDDGAVEALSGGYSLQRLRRTSVKGYSRLQPWALRRVVG
- a CDS encoding Fpg/Nei family DNA glycosylase, producing MPELPEVEALAQDLGRRLEGRAIGTVHLAQFAALKTFDPPLAALSGAFVDGVTRHGKFLDFSVGGLHLVTYLARAGWVQWRDVVPPTPPKPSSKSLIAARVVLDNEEGFDLTEAGTKKSLALYVVRSPLDVPRIATLGPDPLSASFTVDVLATILADAGRKQIKGVLRDQALIAGIGNAYSDEILWEAKLSPYKPADTVDAAELFAAIQSMLTDAVKRSEGLKASELKREKKSNLRVHAQTGKPCPRCGDTILSISFADSSLEYCPTCQTGGKPLADRRMSRLLK
- a CDS encoding EcsC family protein, whose translation is MTKKAAAAVGTSLAPKIIQLAPDATSSLIGHTLNRAILGVGPLPGAAAAGDTALRKHGTVDKAINALIRKHVAYATTEGFATNLGGLITAVATIPANVVGLAVIECRMIASIAHLRGYDLDDPRVRDAMLLIMLGESTVDSKVAKKKLPATPMAVATAPVHDPTLDHIVASEVAAEMLTRVAGKRLASTIGKRTPIIGGFVGAGVDGWDTYQIGRYARRELLPRTSR
- a CDS encoding rhodanese-like domain-containing protein — translated: MSIPTVTIDQLPNPLPEGLSVLDVREESEWVHGHIEGATHIPLSTVPVRTDELPEGQILVVCKVGGRSSQATMWLAANGYEVVNLDGGMLDWEADGRPMVSETGGTPQVV
- a CDS encoding prephenate dehydratase → MSKRIAYQGEPGANSHIVCAEHYPDWEPVPCASFEDAFAAVESGDCQLAMIPIDNSLAGRVADIHHFLPTSNLHIIAEHFLRIRFNLMGLPGTSIDEIRTVHSHVHALGQCRNLIREHGFTPVISGDTAGSAREVREAGDRTMGAIAPPMAASIYGLDVLATDVEDEDHNTTRFVVLSPEAVIPAPGSGPTVTSFIFNVRNLPAALYKALGGFATNGINMTKLESYMVGGGFTATQFLAEVDGHPDDVNLARALEELTFFTTDIKVLGVYPASPFRLSFVDGM
- the aat gene encoding leucyl/phenylalanyl-tRNA--protein transferase, with translation MSERSPVEPEPSRWVFGDPDDEQLDDLVALGADLSPGTVLAAYRRGLFPMPGTRRRDPLHWFSPVQRGVLPLDGLRVPRSLRKSAKHFEIRVDTCFDEVVAACADPTRDGGWIDTRIREAYGDLHRLGWAHSIEAWTLGTDGAAPRLAGGLYGLAIGGLFAGESMFHRERDASKVALMGLVDILGADGVAGRLLDVQWQTDHLATLGVVEIPRSEYLRRLAVALELPPIAWPQTT
- a CDS encoding GNAT family N-acetyltransferase, whose protein sequence is MDSITVDGRELAITRATEADVPALAALLADDELGAQRESDDLAPYVFAFQEIDKDDNQFLVAARDEGGTVVATMQLTVIPVLSRGGAKRLQIEAVRVSAVLRGSGLGSALIRWAHAYGQQRGATLAQLTSDKSRVDAHRFYAALRYEASHEGFKRALWPPL
- a CDS encoding glycerophosphodiester phosphodiesterase, translating into MGEKRPQVVAHRGASADEAEHTLGAYMRALDVGADALECDVRLTADGHLVCVHDRTIRRTTGQAGLVSTMELADLAQLDFASWKNPWNELDDEAPMRDERLDQVLTLETLLETVRDYSASTGRRVELAIETKHPTRYGGLVEKRLVEKLREFDWDGADSPVRVMSFSFTALQRVERLAPDLRLVQLIEHGRNWSLLRTAIGRDWIVAPGIKEIKKHPKLGRKIVDSGRELHVWTVNGEANLQRCLDLGATAVISDKPAQIFQWLAERGL